The Shewanella mangrovisoli genome has a window encoding:
- a CDS encoding substrate-binding periplasmic protein, protein MVPRFVFQLSHILLLCIFIFPALGAPSEAVAPVCVNPLRVGYNDWPPYAWQDPQGEAQGLDVELLRAFAEHLGCEVTFINVPAKRSHQMLKSGSLDMMMGATKTAEREEYALFSAAYRDETVRLFVLDENKDKIRLTQWQDIFSQKLRLLVPISGWYGVDYEQTRQRLEQEHLLILSPDADKSVQMLTYGRADVIIGDAMAMPYIASQHQGVRLSPLKPVLDRNQIHLMLSKQTLSLSQLKQFNAAIKALRANGEIARIVYKWQQISLAQQTKTSHQFNSLSAQYADLLTFN, encoded by the coding sequence ATTGTGCCTAGGTTCGTTTTTCAGCTTAGTCATATCCTGCTGTTATGTATTTTTATTTTCCCCGCTTTAGGTGCTCCATCTGAGGCCGTAGCGCCCGTTTGTGTAAATCCCCTCAGAGTTGGTTATAACGATTGGCCGCCCTATGCTTGGCAAGATCCGCAGGGTGAAGCGCAGGGGTTAGATGTGGAGCTGCTTCGTGCCTTTGCCGAACACTTAGGTTGCGAGGTCACTTTTATCAATGTACCGGCGAAGCGCTCACATCAAATGCTGAAAAGTGGCTCCTTAGACATGATGATGGGCGCCACTAAAACCGCTGAGCGTGAAGAATATGCCTTATTTTCAGCCGCCTACCGTGATGAAACCGTGCGTTTATTTGTGCTGGATGAGAACAAAGACAAGATTCGGTTAACCCAATGGCAGGACATTTTTAGCCAGAAACTGCGCTTGTTAGTGCCCATCAGTGGTTGGTATGGGGTGGATTATGAACAGACCCGGCAGCGTTTGGAGCAAGAGCACCTGTTGATACTCAGTCCCGATGCCGATAAATCGGTGCAAATGCTCACCTATGGCCGTGCGGATGTGATTATCGGTGATGCCATGGCCATGCCTTATATCGCCAGTCAGCATCAAGGGGTGAGGTTATCACCGCTAAAGCCCGTGTTGGATCGCAACCAAATTCATTTAATGCTCAGCAAGCAAACCCTTTCATTATCACAATTAAAGCAATTTAATGCTGCTATCAAGGCGTTACGTGCCAACGGTGAAATTGCTCGAATTGTATATAAATGGCAGCAAATTTCGTTGGCGCAGCAAACGAAAACCAGCCATCAGTTTAACTCGCTCTCTGCGCAATATGCCGACTTACTCACCTTCAATTGA